From Pectinophora gossypiella chromosome 16, ilPecGoss1.1, whole genome shotgun sequence, one genomic window encodes:
- the LOC126373604 gene encoding probable ATP-dependent RNA helicase DDX46: protein MVRSGRDRDRDRDRRRSHSRSASPDRKRRRSRSRSRDRSRDRASKSSKRKRSRSRDRERESKRDRSRDRDRDRKSDKRDDKGKSSKSSRKKSPDKEKDRDRSKSKEKSLKAESSEYNLGSSVDKEEEQNRLEAEMQKRRDRIERWRAERKRKELESTKKEVQKGSLVNNIQVPTAKKWSLEDDSGDEGEDGEAKEKPAVVEEKKVVEEEDEIDPLDAYMQEVQQEVRKVNQMDQERGISVPTTGGPGIVILTGTAKKKISETKNKGELIEQNQDGLEYSSEEETEDIKDQAANLASKQRKDLAKVDHSTLKYMPFRKAFYTEVNELSRMTTEEVEAYRTELEGIRVKGKGCPKPIRSWAHCGISKREMDVLKRLGFEKPTPIQAQAIPAIMSGRDLIGIAKTGSGKTLAFILPMFRHVLDQPPLEDTDGPISLIMTPTRELCMQIGKDIKKFAKSLGLRVVCVYGGTGISEQIAELKRGAEMIVCTPGRMIDMLAANSGRVTNLRRVTYVVLDEADRMFDMGFEPQVMKIIDNIRPDRQTVMFSATFPRQMEALARRILQKPIEIQVGGRSVVCKDVEQHVAILEEEAKFFKLLELLGLYSQMGSIIVFVDKQENADSLLKDLMKASYSCMSLHGGIDQFDRDSTIVDFKNGKVKLLVATSVAARGLDVKQLVLVVNYDCPNHYEDYVHRCGRTGRAGNKGYAWTFLTPEQGRYAGDVLRAFELAGAVPPPQLRQLWDTYKEAQEKDGKKVHTGGGFSGKGFKFDESEAQAASEKKKYQKAALGLQDSDDEDVEGDLDQQIETMLAAKKIVKEIKPGVAAPGVPAAGAAPVGAVADANKLELARRLASKINIAKGLGSEYKGATQQAAEAILKGAPSAHTLITAKTVAEQLAAKLNTRLNYQPRDESAPEPAEEVFRKYETELEINDFPQQARWRVTSKEALALISEYSEAGITVRGTYVPPGKTPPEGERKLYLAIESSQELAVAKAKSEITRLIKEELLKLQTSAHHMINKARYKVI from the exons ATGGTCCGCAGCGG GCGTGACCGAGACAGGGACCGCGATCGCAGGCGGTCTCATAGCCGGTCGGCGTCCCCTGACCGCAAGCGCCGCCGGTCGCGATCCCGTAGTCGCGACCGCAGTCGTGACCGCGCTTCCAAGTCCTCGAAGCGAAAGCGTAGTCGCAGCAGGGACAGGGAGAGAGAGTCTAAGAGAGATCGTAGTCGAGACAGAGATAGAGACAGGAAaag TGACAAGAGAGATGACAAGGGCAAAAGTAGTAAGTCATCCAGGAAGAAGTCTCCGGACAAAGAAAAGGACAGAGACCGATCTAAATCCAAAGAAAAGTCTCTCAAAGCTGAATCTTCTGAATACAACTTAGGTTCCTCTGTTGATaag GAGGAGGAACAGAATCGCTTAGAGGCTGAGATGCAAAAACGTCGTGACCGCATAGAGCGGTGGCGTGCAGAGCGCAAACGTAAAGAATTGGAGTCTACTAAGAAGGAAGTCCAGAAAGGCAGTCTTGTCAACAACATTCAAGTGCCCACTGCCAAGAAGTGGTCACTCGAAGATGATTCCGGCGATGAAG GAGAGGATGGGGAAGCCAAAGAGAAACCAGCAGTTGTAGAGGAAAAGAAGgtagtagaagaagaagacgaaatTGATCCGTTAGATGCTTACATGCAGGAGGTGCAACAG GAGGTCCGTAAAGTGAACCAAATGGATCAGGAGCGCGGGATCAGCGTGCCGACTACTGGTGGCCCAGGCATCGTCATTCTCACAGGCACGGCCAAGAAGAAAATCTCCGAGACTAAGAATAAAG GTGAATTAATAGAACAGAACCAGGATGGACTAGAATATTCCTCGGAAGAAGAGACTGAAGACATCAAGGACCAAGCAGCCAATCTCGCCTCCAAGCAACGGAAGGACTTGGCTAAAGTCGACCACTCCACTTTGAAATACATGCCGTTTAGAAAAGCTTTCTACACAGAG GTGAATGAGCTATCAAGAATGACAACGGAAGAAGTGGAAGCATACAGGACTGAGTTGGAGGGCATCCGCGTCAAAGGCAAGGGGTGTCCCAAGCCTATCAGGAGCTGGGCGCACTGCGGTATCAGCAAGCGAGAGATGGATGTCCTCAAGAGACTGGGCTTCGAGAAACCTACTCCCATCCAGGCGCAAGCTATCCCTGCTATTATGTCTGGGAG GGACCTAATAGGCATAGCAAAGACGGGTTCCGGCAAGACCTTAGCGTTCATTCTGCCGATGTTCCGACACGTCCTCGACCAACCGCCGTTAGAGGACACCGACGGGCCGATATCGCTCATAATGACGCCTACAAGAGAACTCTGCATGCAAATCGGCAAGGATATCAAGAAATTTGCCAAGTCTCTAGGCTTGAGGGTCGTTTGCGTTTATGGTGGTACTGGAATTTCCGAACAG ATTGCGGAGTTGAAGCGCGGCGCAGAGATGATAGTGTGCACGCCGGGTCGTATGATAGACATGTTGGCTGCCAACTCCGGCCGCGTGACCAACCTGCGGCGGGTCACTTACGTAGTGCTCGACGAGGCGGACAGGATGTTTGACATGGGCTTCGAACCACAG GTAATGAAGATCATAGACAACATCAGGCCGGACCGGCAGACGGTGATGTTCAGCGCGACCTTCCCGCGGCAGATGGAGGCGCTCGCTCGCAGGATACTGCAGAAGCCCATCGAGATACAG GTTGGGGGCAGAAGCGTGGTCTGCAAAGACGTGGAACAGCACGTGGCAATTCTGGAAGAAGAGGCAAAGTTCTTCAAGCTTCTGGAGCTGCTCGGTCTGTACAGTCAGATGGGCAGCATCATAGTGTTCGTCGACAAGCAGGAGAACGCTGACAGTCTACTCAAGGACCTGATGAAGGCATCGTATTCTTGCATGAGCTTGCACGGAG GGATTGATCAATTCGACAGGGACTCTACCATCGTGGACTTCAAGAATGGCAAGGTGAAACTCCTCGTTGCTACCAGCGTCGCGGCGCGGGGTCTAGACGTCAAACAACTTGTACTAGTCGTCAATTACGACTGCCCGAATCACTATGAAGATTATGTGCACAG GTGCGGTCGCACAGGCCGCGCTGGCAACAAGGGCTACGCGTGGACGTTCCTGACGCCGGAGCAGGGCCGCTACGCGGGCGACGTGCTGCGGGCCTTCGAGCTGGCCGGCGCCGTGCCGCCGCCGCAGCTGAGGCAGCTGTGGGACACATACAAGGAGGCGCAGGAGAAGGACGGCAAGAAGGTGCATACCGGAGGCGGGTTCAGTGGGAAAG GCTTCAAGTTCGACGAGTCGGAAGCTCAAGCGGCAtctgagaagaagaaataccAGAAAGCGGCGCTCGGCCTGCAGGACTCTGACGACGAGGACGTGGAGGGCGACCTCGACCAGCAGATCGAGACCATGCTCGCCGCCAAGAAGATTGTCAAGGAGATCAAA CCCGGAGTAGCGGCGCCAGGTGTaccggcggcgggcgcggcgccggTGGGCGCGGTGGCTGACGCAAACAAGCTGGAACTCGCTCGAAGACTTGCTTCCAAGATCAACATCGCCAAGGGACTCGGGTCTGAATACAAAGGCGCCACGCAGCAAGCAGCCGAGGCCATATTGAAGGGCGCTCCATCTGCACATACTCTTATTACG GCTAAGACAGTAGCGGAGCAGCTGGCAGCAAAATTGAATACTCGTCTCAACTACCAACCTCGCGACGAGAGCGCGCCCGAGCCCGCCGAGGAGGTGTTCCGCAAGTACGAGACCGAGCTCGAGATCAACGACTTCCCGCAGCAGGCGCGCTGGCGCGTCACCAGCAAG GAGGCTCTCGCCCTTATCAGCGAGTATTCAGAAGCGGGTATCACAGTACGAGGTACATACGTCCCACCAGGGAAGACACCGCCCGAAGGAGAGCGTAAACTGTACCTCGCCATAGAAAGCTCGCAAGAACTCGCCGTCGCGAAAGCCAAGTCAGAAATCACACGGCTCATCAAGGAGGAACTGCTCAAACTGCAGACCTCTGCCCATCACATGATCAACAAAGCTAGATATAAGGTCATCTGA
- the LOC126373621 gene encoding U6 snRNA-associated Sm-like protein LSm3: MADDGENVAVMTVKEPLDLIRLSLDERIYVKMRNERELRGKLHAYDQHLNMVLGDAEETITTVEIDEETYEEVYRTTKRNIPMLFVRGDGVILVSPPVRVGM; this comes from the exons ATGGCAGATGACGGTGAAAAT GTGGCAGTAATGACGGTGAAAGAACCTCTGGATTTGATAAGGCTTAGTTTAGATGAAAGAATATACGTAAAAATGCGTAATGAACGTGAGCTCCGGGGGAAATTACAT GCTTATGATCAGCATTTAAACATGGTACTCGGTGATGCAGAAGAGACAATAACAACAGTTGAAATTGACGAAGAGACGTATGAGGAAGTATACAGaacaacaaaaagaaacatcCCCATGTTATTTGTTCGAGGTGATGGTGTAATTCTTGTATCTCCCCCTGTGCGTGTTGGCATGTAG
- the LOC126373610 gene encoding early boundary activity protein 2-like isoform X2 — MSRNHWLLVEWVDERNVFPCYGVVNADSLVNEEPDLHPGKMIFVRAKHGNSARRAQILRISDDKRHVKEHKLLLERQDHQVKNMLSLCMRTIKEMKTDPLIFGSFNANQQSVPGVAGGSGAAPIHDDSDSDSDSDGRINEDLRSLPLINSTVKTLAQYKRIESPPVVNNMSSTIQSASQKKRSIGTIQSSTPLPQSNIVKEIPKLTFDQATQTDDTQVQVPVEKIEQMETILNQLHEQFLALVGRLQLDCPESSIYNSDAENREREISDRENYAEVSMSRADRSLNQPKIEPEDLRRNVKSPQVRRVSAQTTNNVEPPVPANRNDMVPIGSGHATVPARLMNEINWGSYSSATRQLLQAVFPRKVLATHSLTGKQSPAFTNKPAKKCLDPKLIDDIVDTVADRCGVPKRSVRNCITIKCTDEAKLYRNRMLGRNSGQMPVTTNQDNRENVPPSPISRESSNGTPTD, encoded by the exons ATGTCTAGAAATCACTGGCTGTTAGTGGAGTGGGTGGATGAGCGCAACGTGTTTCCGTGTTATGGAGTAGTGAATGCAGACTCTTTGGTGAATGAAGAACCGGACCTACATCCGGGGAAAATGATTTTCGTACGAGCTAAACACGGGAACAGTGCGAGAAGAGCTCAAATTTTAAGGATTTCGG ATGACAAAAGGCACGTGAAAGAGCATAAGTTATTGTTGGAGCGTCAGGATCACCAGGTGAAGAACATGCTGTCGTTATGCATGCGTACCATCAAGGAGATGAAGACGGATCCCTTG ATATTTGGATCATTCAACGCGAACCAACAATCAGTACCCGGCGTCGCCGGCGGCTCAGGAGCTGCCCCAATACACGATGATAGCGACTCCGACAGCGATAGCGATGGCAGG ATAAACGAAGATCTGAGATCTCTTCCTTTGATCAACTCTACTGTTAAAACTCTAGCGCAATACAAGCGTATAGAATCGCCTCCTGTCGTGAACAATATGTCTTCTACTATTCAAAGTGCATCACAGAAGAAGCGATCTATAGGTACTATACAAAGCAGCACTCCGCTACCTCAAAGCAATATTGTGAAGGAAATACCTAAATTAACGTTCGACCAGGCAACTCAAACAGACGACACACAAGTGCAAGTGCCGGTGGAGAAGATAGAACAAATGGAGACAATCCTGAACCAACTGCACGAACAGTTTCTGGCACTAGTCGGACGCCTTCAACTTGACTGTCCTGAATCTTCAATATACAATTCTGACGCGGAGAATCGTGAAAGGGAAATATCTGACAGAGAAAATTATGCTGAAGTATCTATGTCGCGAGCGGATAGATCTTTGAATCAACCGAAGATTGAACCGGAGGACCTGAGACGCAATGTGAAGTCGCCGCAAGTTAGGAGAGTGTCTGCTCAAACGACTAATAATGTGGAACCGCCCGTACCGGCAAATAGGAACGATATG GTGCCCATTGGATCAGGCCATGCGACTGTGCCGGCTAGACTGATGAATGAAATTAACTGGGGATCGTATTCGTCGGCTACGAGGCAGTTATTGCAAGCTGTGTTTCCTCGCAA AGTACTAGCGACCCATTCTCTCACTGGCAAACAGTCTCCAGCTTTCACTAATAAGCCAGCGAAGAAATGTTTGGACCCAAAATTGATCGATGACATTGTGGACACGGTCGCGGACCGCTGTGGGGTGCCGAAGAGATCCGTCAG AAATTGCATAACCATCAAATGCACCGACGAAGCAAAGTTGTATCGTAATCGTATGCTGGGACGTAATTCGGGACAGATGCCAGTAACGACTAACCAGGACAACCGAGAGAATGTCCCGCCCTCGCCCATCTCACGCGAGTCCTCCAATGGAACGCCCACTGACTAG
- the LOC126373610 gene encoding early boundary activity protein 2-like isoform X1 encodes MSRNHWLLVEWVDERNVFPCYGVVNADSLVNEEPDLHPGKMIFVRAKHGNSARRAQILRISDDKRHVKEHKLLLERQDHQVKNMLSLCMRTIKEMKTDPLIFGSFNANQQSVPGVAGGSGAAPIHDDSDSDSDSDGRLQINEDLRSLPLINSTVKTLAQYKRIESPPVVNNMSSTIQSASQKKRSIGTIQSSTPLPQSNIVKEIPKLTFDQATQTDDTQVQVPVEKIEQMETILNQLHEQFLALVGRLQLDCPESSIYNSDAENREREISDRENYAEVSMSRADRSLNQPKIEPEDLRRNVKSPQVRRVSAQTTNNVEPPVPANRNDMVPIGSGHATVPARLMNEINWGSYSSATRQLLQAVFPRKVLATHSLTGKQSPAFTNKPAKKCLDPKLIDDIVDTVADRCGVPKRSVRNCITIKCTDEAKLYRNRMLGRNSGQMPVTTNQDNRENVPPSPISRESSNGTPTD; translated from the exons ATGTCTAGAAATCACTGGCTGTTAGTGGAGTGGGTGGATGAGCGCAACGTGTTTCCGTGTTATGGAGTAGTGAATGCAGACTCTTTGGTGAATGAAGAACCGGACCTACATCCGGGGAAAATGATTTTCGTACGAGCTAAACACGGGAACAGTGCGAGAAGAGCTCAAATTTTAAGGATTTCGG ATGACAAAAGGCACGTGAAAGAGCATAAGTTATTGTTGGAGCGTCAGGATCACCAGGTGAAGAACATGCTGTCGTTATGCATGCGTACCATCAAGGAGATGAAGACGGATCCCTTG ATATTTGGATCATTCAACGCGAACCAACAATCAGTACCCGGCGTCGCCGGCGGCTCAGGAGCTGCCCCAATACACGATGATAGCGACTCCGACAGCGATAGCGATGGCAGG TTGCAGATAAACGAAGATCTGAGATCTCTTCCTTTGATCAACTCTACTGTTAAAACTCTAGCGCAATACAAGCGTATAGAATCGCCTCCTGTCGTGAACAATATGTCTTCTACTATTCAAAGTGCATCACAGAAGAAGCGATCTATAGGTACTATACAAAGCAGCACTCCGCTACCTCAAAGCAATATTGTGAAGGAAATACCTAAATTAACGTTCGACCAGGCAACTCAAACAGACGACACACAAGTGCAAGTGCCGGTGGAGAAGATAGAACAAATGGAGACAATCCTGAACCAACTGCACGAACAGTTTCTGGCACTAGTCGGACGCCTTCAACTTGACTGTCCTGAATCTTCAATATACAATTCTGACGCGGAGAATCGTGAAAGGGAAATATCTGACAGAGAAAATTATGCTGAAGTATCTATGTCGCGAGCGGATAGATCTTTGAATCAACCGAAGATTGAACCGGAGGACCTGAGACGCAATGTGAAGTCGCCGCAAGTTAGGAGAGTGTCTGCTCAAACGACTAATAATGTGGAACCGCCCGTACCGGCAAATAGGAACGATATG GTGCCCATTGGATCAGGCCATGCGACTGTGCCGGCTAGACTGATGAATGAAATTAACTGGGGATCGTATTCGTCGGCTACGAGGCAGTTATTGCAAGCTGTGTTTCCTCGCAA AGTACTAGCGACCCATTCTCTCACTGGCAAACAGTCTCCAGCTTTCACTAATAAGCCAGCGAAGAAATGTTTGGACCCAAAATTGATCGATGACATTGTGGACACGGTCGCGGACCGCTGTGGGGTGCCGAAGAGATCCGTCAG AAATTGCATAACCATCAAATGCACCGACGAAGCAAAGTTGTATCGTAATCGTATGCTGGGACGTAATTCGGGACAGATGCCAGTAACGACTAACCAGGACAACCGAGAGAATGTCCCGCCCTCGCCCATCTCACGCGAGTCCTCCAATGGAACGCCCACTGACTAG
- the LOC126373616 gene encoding uncharacterized protein LOC126373616, translated as METQQDEFMRQEVTEQLISNVIAYHADLENVANKMIEAATVSPGAQRTGNSLANEIGTATSGYNVDNAKDNISSDLSSSSSEPGTTEHKHVLEDFNNRYYNNGLEPPNGGPVRTKKNVSGDSDYDYDTDDLGPSANRNVYNGTPFEDLVPIGLGTARVSLNYFQSIKWDPASYAIATKKLMSAIFTRETMATHCLPGNETLPGRGTRKPLDERLVGDIIHTVVQLCKVPVKAVRKVITTMCYDERKVCDIRKRNKDSETSTTESFSDDTDSAGEGPSTTTH; from the exons ATGGAAACCCAGCAAGACGAATTTATGCGGCAAGAGGTAACTGAGCAACTTATATCTAATGTAATTGCGTACCACGCAGACTTGGAAAATGTGGCGAACAAAATGATTGAGGCGGCTACAGTATCGCCTGGAGCGCAAAGAACGGGAAATAGTCTTGCGAACGAAATAGGAACAGCCACTTCGGGTTACAATGTTGACAATGCTAAAGATAATATTTCATCCGACCTGTCTTCATCTTCGTCGGAGCCAGGCACTACAGAGCATAAACATGTGTTGGAAGATTTTAATAATCGCTACTACAACAACGGACTTGAACCACCCAACGGTGGGCCTGTACGcaccaaaaaaaat GTTTCTGGCGACAGCGATTACGATTATGACACAGATGATCTAGGACCTTCGGCAAATCGTAACGTCTACAACGGAACCCCTTTCGAAGACTTG GTACCAATTGGACTGGGCACTGCCAGGGTGTCTTTGAATTATTTCCAATCTATCAAGTGGGATCCTGCCTCGTATGCTATTGCGACCAAAAAGTTGATGTCCGCCATATTCACTCGCGA GACTATGGCCACCCACTGCTTACCAGGCAATGAAACATTGCCAGGCAGGGGTACTAGGAAGCCACTGGATGAGCGCCTGGTAGGTGACATCATACACACAGTTGTTCAGCTCTGTAAGGTGCCGGTCAAAGCAGTCAG GAAAGTAATTACTACAATGTGCTATGATGAACGGAAGGTATGTGACATACGTAAGAGAAATAAGGATTCCGAGACGAGTACTACAGAAAGTTTTAGTGATGATACCGATTCAGCTGGTGAAGGGCCGTCTACCAcgacacattaa